TGATGGCGCAATGAGAGGTCCGAATCCGAGAGCTCCGTCGCGGGTGAGACCGGCGTAAGTCGTGAAAGCGCGCGTCTGGAGAGTGTCCCGGGTATCGTCGAGTCTGCCGAGCCAGGTGATTGCCCGGTGCTGCCTGTCGAGTGGAATGCCGTTGCTCGAAAGGCCGAGCCCGAGCGGATCGGCGAGTGCGATGACACGGGCGACGGAATCGGGCGACACGCCCGCCAGGAGCAGCTCTTCTGCACCGACGTTGACGAGCGTTGCGGGGTCACTGGAATTTCTTGCTACATCGACTGCGACGTTGTATGTGAGCGCCCGCCTGATCAGCTCTCCGTCTGCTCCGAAGCTGGCGCGAAAACCTGCAGGTGTGGCTCCCACTGATCGCGAAAGCGGATCCGAGAACTGGAGCGACTGGGGATCGAGAGTGACGAATCCGTTCCGACGCTGATAATTGCGGCTCCCCGGTCCGAGGCGGACGTCGACATTCGCCCCGGCAAATCCACCGCGCGTCGGGTCGAATGTAGCACCGGTAACGCGCGTCTCGGTGCGCGCCGCGCGCGGGATGGCACCGGCTGCGAATCCCATTCCGTTCAACGTGTTGAGATTCGACTCCGATCCCGATCCAACGATCGACGCGCCCCCGGGAGTGAGCGTGACGTTCGACATTGTGCCGGCGATTGCAGTGAGATCGCCTGCGACAGTTGGTGGAAGCTGGCCAGCGACGCCGTCGCTCCAGCGTTCGGAGGAGCCCGGCTCGATTTGTTGAGTTGGCGTGATGTTATTGCTGGCACGGACGGGACGTCGCGCCGAAACACGGACTGCCTCGAGCTGAGCGACATCGCTGCCCAGCGAAAAGTTGGCGACGAGTTCGGTTTCCGTACCCTCGCGCTGTACGCGTCGGCGCGCTGCCCTGAATCCCGGCGCAGTGACGTATACCAGATAGTCGCCGGTTCCCTGTTCGAACCTCACGCGATAATTGCCCGTGCTGTCTGTCGTATCCGACTGCGTGAGGCGGTCGGGCCCGCGGGTTACCGTGACCGTTGCGACGAGTGCGCGGGATGAGTCATCGGTGATACGTCCGCGAATGACGTCGGCCGCGGTCTGCTGGGCTCCCAGAAAACGAGCTGATGATGCTGCGAGCAGAATGAAGACCAGCGGGTAGATTTTCACAGTTGGGGGGCGAAGATCAGAGCCTGTGACAGAATGTGTGAGCAGAGCCACGAGGGGCTCAGGCGATTGGCGAAGCCAACGATGTGACACATTCCGGACGGCAACGGTTCGGCCAGATGTCTCCGAATCGTGTCAGGTTACTGTAAAGGCTGGCGTCAGCCGTTGTAGATTTTCCCGCTTCGTTCCCGATACAGCTCGAGCACTGCGCGTGCCTCGTCGCGCAGAACGGCCCGCTCGATTCTGATGCCGCGGTCTTCGAGATACCGGTAAGATTCGGGGAAGACCGGCCCTTCTTCGAAATTGAGGCGGGACGCGTCGTCGCGGGTAGCTCCGTACACAACTCGCTCGACACCGCTCCAGAGCGTTGCGCCGAGGCACATCGCACATGGCTCGCACGAAGTGAAGAGCTCGTGGGCGCTCAGGTGCGGGGCGTTAAGCGTGAACGAGCCTAACCGCTGCTGGGCCATCATGAATGCGACCATCTCGCCGTGGAGCGTGCAGTTGTTGTGGCGCACCACGCTGTTCATGCCTGCCGCAATCACCCTCCCTGAGCCCGATTCAAAAATTGCGGCGCCGAAGGGGCCACCGTCCCCGCGCTCGACATTTACCCGCGACAGCGTGATTGCAAGCCGCATCCGCTCGTCATCGGACTCGAAGCGATGATTCCAATCCACGACCTCGTTCACCCACGAGGGGTACTCCACATGCACCACGGGGTGCGGCATGCCTGTCGTCATCAGGGAAGCTTGCCGTGATCATGAGCCCCACGGAAGTCTTTGCCGATGATTACCCGTGATCATGGGCACAATCGCCCGGCACTCGTCCGGCCCCATTCACGATCAGATGGAACCGCCGCCACGGGCGCATTGCGCCGCCGGGTCCTGAATAAAGCGAATGACGTCATTGAGGACGGGAGCGCTCGCGAGTGAAGGAAACATTGCAGCGAGAATTATCGGAACGTGGCCAATTCCATCGTAAATCCTTGCTGCGGCACACCCTCCAACAGCCCGAATGCGCTCAGCAAGCCGTATCGAATGGAGGTAACTGACGGTCTTGTCATCGCTCCCATGAAGAAAGAGAACCGGCCGCTCGGTTCCATCGATGAAGGTGGCCGGGTAGGTCGCGGCCCAGCCTTCCTTGGGGCCCATGAGCGCCTGAATGTCGGGATCGGTCCATGTAGTTTCGACAGGCCCGGCGATACTCACGTAGGCGCGGACTGAGCCCGGTGATACGCCGGCCGCGCGCAGATACCGTTCGTCGAGCGCGAGCAGAGCCGCCGTATGACCACCAGCCGAATGTCCGACAACTGAGACCCGTGCGGTATCGCCTCCGAGACGCGCCGCGTTATCGAAGGCCCATCTGATTGCCCGCGCGCCATCCTCCACCCAGGCTGGAAATTTTACGTCGGGGTAGAGACGATAATCCGGGACGATTACAATCCACCCGCGGCCGGTGAAGGCATTCGCGAGTGCCCTGTAGTCGTGGCGGGTGCCGGACGACCATCTCCCGCCGTACAGGAATACGATGACAGGCGGCGCGGTGCGGCTCGCGCCCGGGCGGTAGACATCGAGAACCTGCTGGGGCGAAACACCGTATGCATTTCCAGTTTCGGCCGGCGCATCACCTCGCACAACTATTCGTTCAGCGAACGCCCGCGGAGAACACGCGGTAACGGTTAGAGCAAGCAGCAAAGAGCTCAGGCAATGCGGCAATCCCGTAGTCCAGTCAGCCCTGGTCATGCTCTTCTGCCGGCGCCGACAGCAGCGCCCAGATCCAGCGCGTCTCCTCGAAATGGCGTGTCACTATCGTGATCGCCACAGTGATGGGCACACCGAGCAGGGCGCCCGCCGGTCCCCAGAGCCATCCCCAGAAGACAATAGAGAAGAGCACGACGAGGGGAGATACCGACAGCAATCGTCCCTCGAGCCGCGGGTCGATATAGTTGCCGAGATAGAGCTGTCCCACAGTCAGTGCCGCAAGCAATCCGAGAGGCTCGCCGAACCCATTGAACTGCACCAGGGCATAGAGTACGGGTGGCACTACGGCGAGCAGTGACCCGATCGTCGGCACGTACTCGAGAAGAAACGCAAACAGTGCCCATATCAGTGCGAACTTGAGACCGAAGGCCAGCGCAATGACACCGGTCATTACGCCGGAGATCACACTTGTCAGCGATTTTGCGCGGAAATACTGGCGCGCCGCCGTCGTGACTTTCGATGAAATCTCAATGACTGTGTCGCCCGGTCCTCCCGGAAACCGCTTCATGATTCTCTCGGCGGCCTCCCGCCGCTCCGCCAGCGCCAGTGCCGCGAATCCGATGGAAAGGGCGAGGTAGCCAAAAACCGCGAACAGTGCTCCCGCGACGGATTTCGCCAGACCGCTTACGCTGCCGTTCCCGGCGGCGCCGGAGCTCTGTCCACCGCCAATCTGCGGGAGCGTGATTCCAAACTGCTCTACAACTGCGCCCAACCGAAACTGAAGGGCCGCAATCCGGTCAGTTTGCGCCTGAAGGTCGCGCACGATGGTAGTAGCGCTCCAGCTGATGGTCGCGAGCAGCGCCGCGATCACCGAAGTAACGGCCAGAATCGTAACGAGAAGCGCAGCCCACGACGGAATTCTGCGCTCGAGGTAATGGAGGAGCGGCCACGCAAGCGCCGCGATCATGAGGCCCGCGACGACCGGCAGCATGACAGGACGGCTGAAATGGAGAGCCGCCAGCGACAATAGGACGGCGATGATCGCGACCAGCCGCTTCATCGGTAAAGACGCATCAGCTTGCTCAAAACCCTGGCTTGCATCAGTCCCCGTGTTAAGCTCGATTTGAGAACGACCGCGCCCTGCGATTCCACGGCCGTCCAATGTGAATGGCATCAGACAAACCTGACTCGGTGAGCCGCACTCCTTCCACTTCGCTTCCCCTTGTACGCGATCTTCAGTCCACCCGCGATTTCTATGCGGGAGTTTTCGATTGTCCCGAAGGCAGGGCGGTTCCGATGCCCCATTTCCGCGCCATCGTCCCGTGGGATGAATTCCACCCGCGCACGCGCCGCTGGGGGACCACATATTCTCGGCTGATTCCTTTGAGTGTGGACCGGGTTTTTCGTTCTTAACGCAGACCAGAGGATTACAGTGCCCCTGAACCGCACCAACCGTCGCTCTTTCCTTCGTGAGTCTGCACGTGCCGCCACCGTCGCATCGGGTGCCCTCGCATTTCCTTTCACGGTGCGCGACGCGTCAGCGTTCGAATCGTGGGTCAATGGCCGGAACATTCCGGCGTTCGATGACCCTCGAACCGACGAAGCTGTCGCGCGCGACGAAGCATATTGGTCGCGCGTTCGGGCACTCTATGATCTCCAGCCCGGCGTCGTAAATCTGGACCATGGATGGACCAATCCAGCGTCGCGCTCGGCGATGGAGGAGCTTGTACGCCAGGCGCGCGCGCTCGAAGCGCTTCCCGCTGAGCAGCTTCCGAAGCAGTGGGAAACTTTTTCTACAACTCGGCTTCGTGCCGCGCTGGCGTCGGCGATGGAAGTCTCGCCGGCTGAAATCAGTCTCATTCGGAACGCCACCGAAGCGCTGCACACGGTGCTTCTCGGCTTCCCGCTCAAGCCAGGTGATGAAATAGTCTGCTCATCGCACGACTACTACGCCACGCTGGATGCACTGGAACAGCGACGGGCGAGGGACGGTGTTGTACTGAAAATGGTAATGCCCCCCGTGCCCGCGACTTCCATGGCGTCGCTCGAAGCGCTTTATGCCGAAGCCATCGGGCCGCGAACCCGGCTTGTGCTGCTTACTCACCCCAGCAATCTGACTGGTCAGTACCTGCCCGTCAGGCGAATCGCCGACCGCGCTCATTCATTCGGTGCACAGGTTGTCGTTGACGGTGCCCAGTCACTCGGTCTCCTCGCCAATCCGGTTCGGTCACTCGGCTGCGACTACTACGGCGCGAGCGCCCACAAGTGGCTCGGCACACCGGTCGGGCTCGGCGTGCTCTGGATGCGCCCGGAAAATGTAACGACTGTTTGGCCGCTCATGCCTCCCATGAGGGATCAGCAAGGCATGGGGCGGTTCGAGTGGACTGGTACTGTCCCGGAATACATCAATCTCGCGGCGATTCCTGCACTGGCTTTGCATTCCTCGCTGGCACCCGCTCGCAAAGCTGCACGACTGCGCTATCTGGCCTCAATTGTTCGAAAACATGTCTCGAGCGCGGTGCCTGACGCGCGTTTCTATGCGACTGGCGACGCGGCCATGACTTGCGCTCTCACCGCAGTAGAGATTCCGGGGGTCGATCCGGCGTCGATTCAGAAGACGCTTCGGGAACGGCACGGAATACTGGTGCAGGGAATGGGAGGGATTCGCAGTGACCCAGGTCTTCGCGCCTTCCGCGTATCTCCCAACGTCTATACACCGATGCTCGAGATCGACCGCTTCGGGGCCGCCCTGGCAAGCGAGATCAAGTCCCTTCGCGCAGGGCGGTAAGGCAATCGCAGTGGTTTTTCAACCCGCGGTGAGAACTGTTTCCCACACTCATCTACTTATGAACAGGCTCATACGCATCTGGCAATTTCTCGTTCTCGGTGTCATCATCGCGGCGTGCGCCCGATCGATTTCAGGGGTTGTGCGCGGTCGCACCGCATCTGTCACGCCGCCGTGTTGCGCCATGCATGCCCGCGCCATATCAGAACGTCACCGCGTTGCCGCGATCAGCACTCGCAAGTTTACCCACGCGCAGCTTTGGACAGCGCTCGAACCGATAATTCGACGTCCCGACCTCGCGGTTCAGGAAATTGGCCGCTCCGTTCAGGGGCGGCCAATCCGTGCGATCACCTATGGTACGGGACCGGTGAACGTGTTGCTCTGGTCGCAGATGCACGGCGACGAGTCGACCGCCACAATGGCGCTTGCGGACCTCATGTCGTGGTTCGCCGGAGGTGCAGCGATAGTCGATCCGCTTCGCAATCGAATCGCATCCCGGTTGAAGGTCGTGATGGTTCCAATGCTGAACCCGGATGGTGCGGAGCTGTTTCAAAGGGAGAACGCGGTAGGCGTCGATATCAATCGCGATGCGCGCAGCCTCGTGACTCCGGAGGCCCGCGCGCTCAAGGCGCTGCGCGATTCGATCAAGCCTGAATTCGGGTTTAACCTGCACGACCAGAACGCTCGTACACTTTCGGAGGGGGCGGGCAGGCAGGTTGCGATTGCGCTCCTCGCGCCGACGGCCGACGAGGAGCGGACCTACGGACCCGCACGTACGACGGCACGACTCGTTGCAGCGGAGATCGCGTCGGTTCTCGAGGCGGAGATTCCCGGACGCATCGCGAAATACAACGACGCGTTCGAGCCGCGGGCGTTTGGTGATCTCATGCAGCAGTGGGGAACGAGCACCGTGCTCATCGAGAGCGGCGCGCTTCCGAATGACCCGGAGAAGCAGCGGCTGCGCGCTCTGAATGTCGCAGCGATTCTTTCCGCTCTCGATGCAATTGCCACCGAGCGTCACCTTGCGGCTGATCCAGCGGTATACGATGCGCTACCGACCAACGCGCGTGCAGCGGTCGATGTGCTCGTGCGTGGAGGCAGCATCGTGTTGCCCGGCGCTGAGCCTCTTCGGGTTGACGTTGCGCTCAACTATGACGAGTCGCTTGCCCGGCTTCGGCCGCGCGTGCGGGAAGTGGGTGATCTTGCCAGCGTAACGGCGCTCGACACCGTTGACGCAACTGGTCTTTTTCTTCACCCCTCGCCGTCGATGCTGGCCCTCAGGAACGGGATGCGCTGGATCCGGTTCGACACGACCGCGGTGTTTACGGTTCGCCGTGGGCGAGACACGACCAGCGAAGTGGTCTCGACCAGAATCTGGTAGCGTGGAGCCGGAACTACGGAGAGACCTCCTGCGTAGTCCATGTGACCCTCGCCAATACTCCCAGGAACCCGGATGAAAACATTTTTGCTGCTGGCGGCATTTGGCGTCGCCAATGCCGCCCCGCTCGACGCTCAGTCACCGCAGTCCGATCAGGGAAAGAAGCTGTTCGATGATAAGCGGTACGCCGAAGCCCGAGCAGTGCTTCAGCCGGTTGGTTCAAGAGAGGCGCCAGCCGCATATCTTCTCGGCCGCATTGCCCTCGAGCAGAACGACGCACCGAAGGCTGTCGACTGGCTCGAAAAAGCGGTGTCGATGAATCCACGGAGCTCTGTCTACTACGGTTGGCTCGGCAGAGCGTACGGCACGCAGGCGCAGAAGGCGAGCAAGCTCAAGCAGCCCTTCCTGGCCAACAAGACAAAGGCCGCCTGGGAGAAGGCAATTGCGCTTGATCCGGACAACCTCGAAGCAAAGTCCGACATGATCCAGTACTACCTGCAGGCGCCCGGTTTCCTCGGCGGTAGCAAGGAAAAGGCGCGAGCGATGGCGCAGGAGATCAGGAAGCGCAATCCATACCTCGGGGCGATCGCGGTGGCCAGCGTGTGTAGCGAGATGAAGGACAAGGTCTGTGTCGAGCGCGAGATGTTGTCAATCACTACGACGTATCCCGATAGCGCGGCGGGTCCGAGCTCCCTCGCCGCTTTCTACGCGACTAACGGACAATACGACAAGTCCTTCGCCGTAATCGATCAGCGACTGAAACTGAAGCCCGGTGATCCCTCTGCATTGTACGCGCTCGGGAGAACTGCCTCACTCTCGGGGCAGAATCTCGACAGGGGTGTGGATGCGCTCACGAGGTATATCGCCCACCCTTTACAGGGAGGTCCCGCCGTCGCGAATGCGCACTACCGGCTGGGGATGATTCACGAGAAAAAAGGCGCGCGCGACCTTGCAAAACGCGAGTATCAAACAGCGCTCAAGCTCAATCCGGGGCTGCAGGACGCGAAAAAGGCACTGGCTGCGCTTGGCGGCTAAGGCCGCCGGCGACGTTTAGTGGTTGTTGCGCATGCCCGGAGCTGCGACCAACCAGTCCGGTTAGCAACTGTATTGAATTTCACGCGCGGGATGCCGTGCCTTTCAATCCGCTCGTGTCTCGACAGGCCTGCGCGCGAGAAGGGTCGCAAATCCCGGCTCCGAGCGCAACTTGTCGAGGGTCGAATCATGCTCGATCCACTTCCAGTGCCCGAACCCATTATCAATAGCTCTTGTCAGTGCTCTGATTCCTTCGGCGGGCATGTCAAGCATGGCGTAGTCGCAGGCGATGTTGTACAGAACCGATGGATCATCGGGGTCCATTGACTCTGCCCGACGAGTCCAGTCCAGGGCTTTGTCGCGCTCCCCGAGCTCGATGAGCGCGGCCGCTCCCATGTAAAGGGCGCGAGGATTATCGGGATTCAGCTCGAGATGTTTTCGCGATGCATCGTACGACCTGCGCATCGCTCGCGTCTTATCGTCGACGCGTCCGAGGTCAGCATAGATGCCTCCAAGCAGCATCAGTGCCGCAAAGTCGTCGGGTCGCACGGCCGTCGCACGCTCGTACCATTTCGCGGCGTCATCGGACTTTCCCTGTGCCGCGCAGGATCGGGCATAGAAGTAAGCCGCTTCGAATGACTTTGGATTGAGGCGCATGGCCTCCTCGAATTCCTTTTCCGCTTCATCGAAATGTCCAGTCAGCGAAACCGCTAATCCACGGGACGCGTGTGATTCTGCAAGCTGCGGTGCGAGATCCAATGCGCGGCGGCTGGCAGAATCGGCCTTGCGAAGGTTGTCCGCCGACGCGTCGAAGTATTGATACAGGAACGAGCAGCAATCGGCTACTCCGCAGTGCGCGAGGGCATATCCCGGATCCAGCTCGATCGCCCGCTCGTAGAGTTGTCGCGCGAATTCGTGTGCGCGGCGCCGGTGCTGGTGAAAGAACTGTCGTCCACGAAGGTAGTACTCGTATGCATCAATGTTCGCGGTCGGGACCTGCTCGATTGCCTTCTTCTCGTCCTCGGTGAGAACTACGCGAAGCGCGGCGACGATGCTCGTAGCAATCTCGTCCTGAATGGCGAAGACGTCCTCGAGTTCCCTGTCATACCGCTCAGCCCACAGTTGCGAGCTGTCGCTTGTGCTCACGAGCTGCGCGTTCAGGCGCAGTCGCTTGCCCGCCTTCCGAATGCTCCCTTCGAGAATCGTCGACACCTGCAGTTTGCGGCCGATCTCGCGGATGTCGTCGTTCTTTCCCTTGAAGGTGAATGACGAGGTGCGTGACACTACCCGGAGCGCCTTGACCTTCGAGAGCGCAGTTATGATCTCATCAGCAATTCCGTCAGCGAAAAAATCTCCCTCGGGGTCTGCGCTCATGTTCGTGAACGGGAGCACGGCGATGGACTTGCCAGCGCCGCCAGCTTGAAGAGGACTTCCGTCGGGTGTCGAGAGGTGGCTCGCCACGAGCGCGCGAGCGAATTCCATCGTCGTGGGAAAACGCTCGGTCGCATCTTTCGACAAAGCCTTGAACACCGCGTTCTCGACTTCGTCCGGCGCGGTGTTGAAGACGGCGCGCAGGGAAGGGACTGGCTCGCTGAATCGCTTGCTGAGAACCGCCTGCGCTGTGGCACCGGTGAAAGGCTTCTTCCCCGAGAGCATCTCGTATAAAACGCATGCAAGGCTGTACTGATCGCTTCTTCCGTCGACCTGCGTCTCTCCGGCCGCTTGCTCCGGGCTCACGTACGCCGGCGTCCCGACAACCATTCCCATTTGAGTTAGCGTGTCGTCGGACGCAGCGCTCACGGCCTTTCCGATACCGAAATCCATGACGACAGCCTCGCCTTCCTGCAGCATCACATTTTCAGGCTTGATGTCGCGGTGGACAATGTTCTGGCGATGCGCATAGTCAAGCGCCGATGCGATGCCTCGCACGAGTTGAAGCGATTCGTCGAGTGGGAGCTGTCCGTCGCGCAGCAGGCGGTCGCGGAGCGTCTCACCTTCGACCACGGGCATCACGTAATAGAGAAATCCTCCGGCCTCTCCGGAATCGAAAAGCGGAACGATATGTGGATGGTTGAGACGCGCGGCGAGCTGGATCTCGCGCAGGAAACGGTCGGGCCCGATGGAGCTGCTGAGGTCGGGGTGCAGGACCTTCAGCGCCACACGCCGGTTATGCCGGATGTCGTGTGCGAGATAGACCGTCGCCATGCCGCCGCGACCAAGCTCCCTGTCAATTCTATACGAGCCCGATACGGAATCCTCAAGTCTCTTGTGCAGCTTGCCTCCCGGGTAAAATGATGGCGTGGAAAAATAATCGACCGGTGTTGCAGGCGCCCTACGCTACCCAGACCCCCCCTTTAGCGCGAGGTTCTCTTCAACCACCTCCGCTATTATCCGGCTCTTCTTCTCGATGTCACGCCTGAGGCGTTCAAGCTCGCGATCCTTTTCGTCCTCACGTGCGCGTGGCCGCTCGCCGAGCGTCCTTAGAATCGCTGCCTTGGCCTCCCCCTCCCAGCGATAAAAGGTGGTCGCGTCGAGCTGGTGCCGCCACAACACCTCAGCCACGGTCGTCTGCGGTTGTCGTGCCTCCTCGCCTGATGCGCAACTTCTCCTCGGCGCTCAAGCGACGCCGCGCTTTGCCTGTCCGACTCATCGCACTCTCCCTCCAAAGTCCGGTCTCTCGCCGTTCGAGGGAAAAGTGTAACGTCTTCAGATACTTCTAAAGTCCGGTTTCCGCTGAACCACTACAATATTTATTGCGCGCTGGCGTGACCGGCGTTAAAGATGACCGCAACATGATGAGACTGACGAACGGCTTCGCATTCGTGCGCATGGCATTTCTCGCTCTGGTGGCTGTCTCGCTGCCCTTGGCAGAGGTACGGGCACAGCGCATATCGGCAGGATACATATCGCAGAGTTCACCCTTCGACGGCCGCCGCTTTAACCGTCCGGCGTCTCAATCAGAGAAAAACTCGTCTCGAACCGAGCTGATGATATTGTCAGGTTTAGGATTCGGCACCATCGGGTTCATTTCGGGCATCCTCATCGCGGATGGGCGTACTGCCAACATGTCAACGATTTTCATTTCTGGATTGGTGGGGGAAGCGATACTGCTTCCGTTGGGAGTACACTTGGCCAACGGCAGACGTGGGAGCAACGTTCAGGCAACTATTGGTTCAGGCTTTCTGGTAGTCCTTGCCACCATTGCGGCGAATGCCTCCAACACCCCGTATCCGTTCTTCGCCATGCCTGTTGCACAGTTATACAGCGGGGACGCCTGACCCGGGCCATCGTTCCAGTGCCGCAACGAGGGCGTCCTGTGCCAGATCTTCGGCGAGGCCGACGTCGCGCACTATTCGCGTCAGCCCCGCAATCAGTTTCGCGGACTCGATTCGCCAGACGGCGTCGATAGTCCGATGGGTATCGGAGACCGTCACGCGCGGATCAGCTTACCGTTGAGTGTCCAGTAGTATCTCAACCTGTGCCCCATATCGCGCATCCACAATCTGCACCCGCGTCGGGTTCGACTCGCGGTCGATGCGGTACGACGGCAGCCGCGCCCAGTCGAGGAAGCGGCGCCCGCGCTCGGTATTCGAAGCCGCTATCGCGGCCGGATCGTTTGCGTTTTTCAGGATGAAATCATCGGCGAACGCCAGACGGCCACCCCGGCGTCGCGTAAATAATAGCGTTCCCCGCCAATAACGGTCGCCGTCGTCGGCGTACACGCGCCATTGCAGCGGATCCGCCGGAGATGCGACAACGAACAGGGCCTCGCGCGCCTTTGTGCTTCCAACCAGTTCGTCACGCACCGTTCGCTCGGCGAGTTCCTGAAGGCCCATCATGCTCGCAATGTAGACGACCGCAATTCCGGTTGCGACGCGCGCGGGGTGCGAAGCGTACGCCGCGTCGTTTTTCTCTCGCCGTCGCGACAACCACACGCCGAGCCCGAGGATGCCAAGCAGCCACGGGTCT
The Gemmatimonadaceae bacterium DNA segment above includes these coding regions:
- a CDS encoding M14 family zinc carboxypeptidase, with the protein product MNRLIRIWQFLVLGVIIAACARSISGVVRGRTASVTPPCCAMHARAISERHRVAAISTRKFTHAQLWTALEPIIRRPDLAVQEIGRSVQGRPIRAITYGTGPVNVLLWSQMHGDESTATMALADLMSWFAGGAAIVDPLRNRIASRLKVVMVPMLNPDGAELFQRENAVGVDINRDARSLVTPEARALKALRDSIKPEFGFNLHDQNARTLSEGAGRQVAIALLAPTADEERTYGPARTTARLVAAEIASVLEAEIPGRIAKYNDAFEPRAFGDLMQQWGTSTVLIESGALPNDPEKQRLRALNVAAILSALDAIATERHLAADPAVYDALPTNARAAVDVLVRGGSIVLPGAEPLRVDVALNYDESLARLRPRVREVGDLASVTALDTVDATGLFLHPSPSMLALRNGMRWIRFDTTAVFTVRRGRDTTSEVVSTRIW
- a CDS encoding nucleoside deaminase, which produces MTTGMPHPVVHVEYPSWVNEVVDWNHRFESDDERMRLAITLSRVNVERGDGGPFGAAIFESGSGRVIAAGMNSVVRHNNCTLHGEMVAFMMAQQRLGSFTLNAPHLSAHELFTSCEPCAMCLGATLWSGVERVVYGATRDDASRLNFEEGPVFPESYRYLEDRGIRIERAVLRDEARAVLELYRERSGKIYNG
- a CDS encoding aminotransferase class V-fold PLP-dependent enzyme, with protein sequence MPLNRTNRRSFLRESARAATVASGALAFPFTVRDASAFESWVNGRNIPAFDDPRTDEAVARDEAYWSRVRALYDLQPGVVNLDHGWTNPASRSAMEELVRQARALEALPAEQLPKQWETFSTTRLRAALASAMEVSPAEISLIRNATEALHTVLLGFPLKPGDEIVCSSHDYYATLDALEQRRARDGVVLKMVMPPVPATSMASLEALYAEAIGPRTRLVLLTHPSNLTGQYLPVRRIADRAHSFGAQVVVDGAQSLGLLANPVRSLGCDYYGASAHKWLGTPVGLGVLWMRPENVTTVWPLMPPMRDQQGMGRFEWTGTVPEYINLAAIPALALHSSLAPARKAARLRYLASIVRKHVSSAVPDARFYATGDAAMTCALTAVEIPGVDPASIQKTLRERHGILVQGMGGIRSDPGLRAFRVSPNVYTPMLEIDRFGAALASEIKSLRAGR
- a CDS encoding protein kinase encodes the protein MHKRLEDSVSGSYRIDRELGRGGMATVYLAHDIRHNRRVALKVLHPDLSSSIGPDRFLREIQLAARLNHPHIVPLFDSGEAGGFLYYVMPVVEGETLRDRLLRDGQLPLDESLQLVRGIASALDYAHRQNIVHRDIKPENVMLQEGEAVVMDFGIGKAVSAASDDTLTQMGMVVGTPAYVSPEQAAGETQVDGRSDQYSLACVLYEMLSGKKPFTGATAQAVLSKRFSEPVPSLRAVFNTAPDEVENAVFKALSKDATERFPTTMEFARALVASHLSTPDGSPLQAGGAGKSIAVLPFTNMSADPEGDFFADGIADEIITALSKVKALRVVSRTSSFTFKGKNDDIREIGRKLQVSTILEGSIRKAGKRLRLNAQLVSTSDSSQLWAERYDRELEDVFAIQDEIATSIVAALRVVLTEDEKKAIEQVPTANIDAYEYYLRGRQFFHQHRRRAHEFARQLYERAIELDPGYALAHCGVADCCSFLYQYFDASADNLRKADSASRRALDLAPQLAESHASRGLAVSLTGHFDEAEKEFEEAMRLNPKSFEAAYFYARSCAAQGKSDDAAKWYERATAVRPDDFAALMLLGGIYADLGRVDDKTRAMRRSYDASRKHLELNPDNPRALYMGAAALIELGERDKALDWTRRAESMDPDDPSVLYNIACDYAMLDMPAEGIRALTRAIDNGFGHWKWIEHDSTLDKLRSEPGFATLLARRPVETRAD
- a CDS encoding tetratricopeptide repeat protein; the encoded protein is MKTFLLLAAFGVANAAPLDAQSPQSDQGKKLFDDKRYAEARAVLQPVGSREAPAAYLLGRIALEQNDAPKAVDWLEKAVSMNPRSSVYYGWLGRAYGTQAQKASKLKQPFLANKTKAAWEKAIALDPDNLEAKSDMIQYYLQAPGFLGGSKEKARAMAQEIRKRNPYLGAIAVASVCSEMKDKVCVEREMLSITTTYPDSAAGPSSLAAFYATNGQYDKSFAVIDQRLKLKPGDPSALYALGRTASLSGQNLDRGVDALTRYIAHPLQGGPAVANAHYRLGMIHEKKGARDLAKREYQTALKLNPGLQDAKKALAALGG
- a CDS encoding alpha/beta hydrolase, with the protein product MTRADWTTGLPHCLSSLLLALTVTACSPRAFAERIVVRGDAPAETGNAYGVSPQQVLDVYRPGASRTAPPVIVFLYGGRWSSGTRHDYRALANAFTGRGWIVIVPDYRLYPDVKFPAWVEDGARAIRWAFDNAARLGGDTARVSVVGHSAGGHTAALLALDERYLRAAGVSPGSVRAYVSIAGPVETTWTDPDIQALMGPKEGWAATYPATFIDGTERPVLFLHGSDDKTVSYLHSIRLAERIRAVGGCAAARIYDGIGHVPIILAAMFPSLASAPVLNDVIRFIQDPAAQCARGGGSI
- a CDS encoding AI-2E family transporter; this encodes MKRLVAIIAVLLSLAALHFSRPVMLPVVAGLMIAALAWPLLHYLERRIPSWAALLVTILAVTSVIAALLATISWSATTIVRDLQAQTDRIAALQFRLGAVVEQFGITLPQIGGGQSSGAAGNGSVSGLAKSVAGALFAVFGYLALSIGFAALALAERREAAERIMKRFPGGPGDTVIEISSKVTTAARQYFRAKSLTSVISGVMTGVIALAFGLKFALIWALFAFLLEYVPTIGSLLAVVPPVLYALVQFNGFGEPLGLLAALTVGQLYLGNYIDPRLEGRLLSVSPLVVLFSIVFWGWLWGPAGALLGVPITVAITIVTRHFEETRWIWALLSAPAEEHDQG
- a CDS encoding metal-dependent hydrolase — encoded protein: MDNICHTLVGAALAQSGLKKRTGLGAATLMIGANFPDIDVIAIPLGRATEFRRGWTHGLLALVVLPFVLTMLMIAWDRYRRRQDDATRAPVLPRELLLLSTLSILTHPTLDWMNSYGMRWLMPFSGRWFYGDSLFIVDPWLLGILGLGVWLSRRREKNDAAYASHPARVATGIAVVYIASMMGLQELAERTVRDELVGSTKAREALFVVASPADPLQWRVYADDGDRYWRGTLLFTRRRGGRLAFADDFILKNANDPAAIAASNTERGRRFLDWARLPSYRIDRESNPTRVQIVDARYGAQVEILLDTQR